The Phormidium sp. PBR-2020 DNA segment GAAAGGTCGGGGTAAGACTGGGGGGGCATCAGGGAGCTGATGCTAAACCCCACAGTAGCAAACCCGACAGCTATAACACTGAGGTAACTCAGAATTACAGGGCGTTACCGCGAGGTAGAACTTCCTCGGGGAACTCAAAGTTTTGGTGGGGTTGGTCAGTCGGAGCCATCCAAGCCCGAATCCCTTCATTGAGAAGGATGTTCTTGGTGTAGAAGGTTTCAAATTCGGGGTCTTCAGCAGCGCGAATTTCTTGGCTGGTGAAGTCATAGGCCCGCAGGTTTAAGCCGAGTCCGACGACACCGATGGCACTCATCCACAGTCCCGTCACAGGAACAAAGAGCATGAAGAAGTGCAACCAGCGTTTGTTGGAGAAGGCAATCCCGAAAATCTGAGACCAGAACCGGTTAGCCGTCACCATGGAGTAGGTTTCTTCGGCTTGGGTGGGTTCAAAGGCGCGGAAGGTGTTGGCGCCTTCACCATCTTGGAAGAGGGTGTTTTCCACAGTTGCACCGTGAATGGCGCACAGGAGTGCCCCGCCAAGGATACCGGCGACACCCATCATGTGGAAGGGGTTAAGGGTCCAGTTGTGGAACCCTTGGAAAAAGAGAATGAAACGGAAGATTGCCGCCACACCGAAGCTCGGAGCGAAGAACCAACTCGATTGTCCAAGGGGATAGAGGAGGAACACGCTCACGAACACGGCGATGGGACCGCTGAAGGCGATCGCGTTGTAAGGACGCAATCCCACCAGACGAGCAATTTCAAACTGACGCAGCATGAAGCCAATCAGTCCGAAGGCACCGTGGAGGGCGGTAAAGGTCCAAAGTCCCCCGAGTTGACACCAGCGGGCAAAGTTCCACTGGGCTTCGGGACCCCATAGGAACAGCAGGGAGTGACCCAAGCTGTCGGGAGGGGTGGACACGGCAACGGTCAGGAAGTTGCAACCTTCGAGGTAGGAAGATGCCAGACCGTGGGTATACCAGGATGTGACAAAGGTGGTTCCGGTGAGCCAACCGCCGACGGCGAGGTAGGCACAGGGGAACAGAAGAATACCGGACCAGCCGACAAACACGAAGCGATCGCGTTTGAGCCAGTCGTCGAGTACGTCGAACCAGCTTCTTTCTGGTGCGCGACTTACAGCGATGGTCATAATATCGTCAAGCCTCCTTGCTTTGAAAAATGGTGCAAGGTTTTAATTAAGTTAACATAAGTATATACTATGCCACCAAGTTCCCCAGAATGCTACCCAAGTTTCTAAGAAAGTTCCCGAAATTGCCTCTCAAAGCTGGGACTGAACAGGTTAAAATACATTAAGAAGTTTTCAAATTTCTGGTTTTCGGTCAACTCCATATCACACTTAATATTTTTCGTCAAGATTGAAACGAGCTTTTTTAGAAATTAGTTAGGATTCACTATGACCGCACAGACTGTCACAAAGAGCGATCGCACACTAACCCAGCCCGTCCTCGGCTCTCGACGCTTCAGTAACTACTTTTGGGCAACCGTTGTGTCAGTAGGCGGTATCGGCTTCCTACTGGCAGGGATTTCCAGCTACACCCAGGTCAATCTGCTCCCCTTTGCCAACCCGACGGAACTCATTTTCGTCCCTCAGGGGCTGGTGATGGGCCTGTATGGCTCCGCCGCGATTCTGCTGGCCACCTATCTCTGGTTCGTGATTCTCTGGGATGTAGGCGGTGGCTATAACCAGTTCAACTTGGAGGAGGGAAAGGTGACCGTCTTCCGCTGGGGCTTCCCCGGTAAAAACCGCCGCATCGAAATCACCTGTGACGTGGATGCGATCAAATCCATCCGAGTTGACATTAAGGATGGTGTGAACCCCAAACGGG contains these protein-coding regions:
- a CDS encoding photosystem I assembly protein Ycf4, whose translation is MTAQTVTKSDRTLTQPVLGSRRFSNYFWATVVSVGGIGFLLAGISSYTQVNLLPFANPTELIFVPQGLVMGLYGSAAILLATYLWFVILWDVGGGYNQFNLEEGKVTVFRWGFPGKNRRIEITCDVDAIKSIRVDIKDGVNPKRALYLRVKGMRDIPLTRVGQPLSLAEVENRAAELARFLSVPLEGL
- the psbD gene encoding photosystem II D2 protein (photosystem q(a) protein), with translation MTIAVSRAPERSWFDVLDDWLKRDRFVFVGWSGILLFPCAYLAVGGWLTGTTFVTSWYTHGLASSYLEGCNFLTVAVSTPPDSLGHSLLFLWGPEAQWNFARWCQLGGLWTFTALHGAFGLIGFMLRQFEIARLVGLRPYNAIAFSGPIAVFVSVFLLYPLGQSSWFFAPSFGVAAIFRFILFFQGFHNWTLNPFHMMGVAGILGGALLCAIHGATVENTLFQDGEGANTFRAFEPTQAEETYSMVTANRFWSQIFGIAFSNKRWLHFFMLFVPVTGLWMSAIGVVGLGLNLRAYDFTSQEIRAAEDPEFETFYTKNILLNEGIRAWMAPTDQPHQNFEFPEEVLPRGNAL